The Streptococcus sp. DTU_2020_1001019_1_SI_AUS_MUR_006 sequence TTTTCAGCAGGAACCTTCATTCCATCCTTGATCCATTTAAGCAAAACTGATACGATGGCAGAACTCCAAAAAGAATGCAGGTAAGAGCTGACTCCTTTTGATTTTCCATAGTATTTTTCTAAAAACTCTTGCATGGCTTGCACAAAGATTTTTTCCAAGTGATAGTCCAGGGCAAGCTGAATAACCTTGGCTTCTTTTCTGGCTTCACGAAAGAGATGAACCCAAACCAGATAGAGATCTGTTTTGACATCGTAATGACTCAGCTGCTCCATGATATTATGGACACTGCGTTTAAAGACGCTTTCTAAAATCTCTTCTTTGGAGTCATAGTTTCGATAAAAGGCGGCACGAGAAACACCAGCACGTTTGACTAACTCAGAAATGCTAATCTTAGCCAACTCCTTCTTCTCCAAAAGTTGCAAAAGAGCTGTTTCGATAGCTTCTCTGGTCAGTAAATTGGATTCTTTGTTTGATTTTCTGAGATTTTCAAGTGAATTTTCGGAAATTCTTCGTTCGGCCATAACACTTCCTTTCTACTTGTGACAACAGAGTGACGAGACTTTTGTTTTAAGATTTTTCATGATATAATTGTAAAAAAAGACAGAACCTTTGTCAATGTATAAGTGATAAAGATGGAGAATTTCTATGACTTGGAAGATTGTAGCTGACTCTGGTTGTGATTATCGTCAACTGGCAAATCCAGCAATTGATACTGAATTCATCAGTGTTCCCTTAACCATTCAAGTGGCTGATCAAGTCTTTATTGACGATGCTAGTCTTGATATTGACAAAATGATGGAAACCATGTATGCAACTTCTGAAGCTTCAAAATCAGCTTGTCCTAGCCCTGATGATTACTTGCGAGCATTCGAAGGTGCAAACCATATTTTTGTAGTGACCATTACCGGAACTCTTTCTGGTAGTCAAAACAGCGCTCAATTAGCTAAGAATCTCTATCTCGAAGAACATCCTGATACTCAGATTCATGTTATTGACAGCTTATCTGCTGGTGGAGAAGTTGATCTAATCGTTGAGAAAATCAATGATTTGATTGACCAAGGACTTTCTTTTGAAGAAGTGGTTAAAGCTATTACTGCCTACCAAGAAAAAACTAAGTTACTATTCGTCCTCGCTAAGGTTGATAACCTCGTTAAGAATGGTCGCTTGAGTAAGCTGATCGGTACAGTTGTTGGGCTCCTTAATATTCGTATGGTCGGGGAAGCAAGTGAAACTGGAACCTTGGAACTCCTACAAAAGGCTCGTGGTGCTAAGAAGTCCCTCCAAGCTGCTTATGAAGAGTTAATCAAGGCTGGCTACGCTGGTGGGCGTATCGTCATGGCTCACCGTAGTAATGATAAATTCTGCCAACAACTCTCAGAACTCTTGCGTGAAAAATTCCCACAAGCTGAAATCAAGATTATCCAAACCTCTGGACTCTGCAGTTTTTATGCAGAAGAAGGTGGACTCCTCATGGGATATGAAATTGACTAATAAATCAAACAAGAGATGACTTATCATCTCTTGTTTTTTTTATGGTACAATACTTTTATGAAACATTTTGACACTATTGTAATTGGGGGAGGCCCTGCTGGTATGATGGCTACGATTTCAAGTAGCTTTTATGGGCAGAAAACCCTTCTCATCGAAAAAAATCGAAAACTTGGAAAAAAATTAGCTGGTACTGGTGGTGGTCGCTGCAACGTGACCAACAATGGAACTCTAGATGACCTATTAGCTGGCATCCCTGGGAATGGCCGCTTTCTATACAGTGTCTTTTCCCAGTTTGATAACCATGATATCATCAACTTTTTTACTGAAAATGGCGTAAAACTCAAGGTCGAAGACCATGGTCGCGTCTTTCCAGCCAGCGACAAATCTCGAACCATTATCGAAGCACTGGAAAAGAAAATCATGGAGCTAGGTGGGCAAATTGCCACTCAAACAGAGATTGTTTCTGTTAAAAAGATAGACGACCAGTTTGTCCTCAAGTCAGCAGACCAAACCTTTACTTGTGATAAACTCATTGTCACAACAGGTGGAAAATCCTATCCTTCTACTGGCTCTACTGGTTTTGGTCATGAAATCGCCCGACATTTCAAACACACTATTACCGAACTCGAAGCTGCTGAAAGTCCATTGTTGACTGATTTCCCGCATAAGGCCTTGCAGGGAATTTCCCTAGACGATGTAACCCTAAGCTATGGCAAGCACGTCATCACTCATGATTTGCTCTTTACCCACTTTGGTTTGTCAGGTCCTTCTGCACTACGCATGTCTAGCTTTGTCAAGGGTGGGGAAATTCTCTCCCTAGATGTCTTGCCACAATTTTCTGAAAGCGAATTGTTATCATTTCTAGAAGATAACCGTGAAAAATCCTTGAAAAATGCCTTAAAAACCTTGCTCCCTGAACGCTTGGCAGAATTTTTCGTGCAAGGATATCCTGAAAAAGTCAAACAACTAACAGAAAAAGAACGCGACCAACTTGTCCAGTCCATCAAGGCTCTTAAAATCCCTGTAACTGGCAAAATGTCATTAGCTAAATCCTTTGTAACTAAAGGTGGCGTTAGTCTCAAGGAAATCAATCCTAAAACGCTGGAAAGTAAGCTAGTCCCTGGACTCCACTTTGCTGGTGAGGTACTAGATATCAATGCCCATACGGGGGGATTTAACATCACTTCCGCCCTCTGCACCGGCTGGGTGGCAGGCTCAAACTAGAACTATAAATGATATAGTATCTAAAGATATTGGATAAGAAAGGAGCTATTTTGGAACATATTATTTTACTGAGAGGTGTTACACCGAATGGACAAAATGCTATCCCTAAAATGTCTTATCTGGTAGATATCTTAACAGAGGCTGGTTTTCAACACGTTCGAACTTATATTCAAAGTGGAAATATTATTCTTGAAAGCGACTTAGCCATAGAAGAAATACGAGAACAAGTCCATACTCTAATAAAAGAAAAAATCGGAGCCGACTTGAAAATGGTTATTAAAAATAAGAGTGATTTTACAAAAATTGTCCAAGAAAATCCGTTTGGAGAACATTATCTTTATGACCGTATACATATAATTCTTTTCCAGAATGCTATCCAAAGTCTACCATTTGAAAAATTGGATAGTGACTATGGTGAAGAAGAAATTTGTATCGGCAACCATTGTCTTTACCTCTATCTCCCTAGAACTGCAAAACGAAAAAAGCTTAATACCAACTATCTTGAAAAACTGTTCGGCGTTGATCTGACCATGCGAAAGTTAAACGTGGTAGAAAAATTACTAACAAAATAGGAAAAATAATATGAGCAGAAGAGAATCAGTCGAATTTGTCAACATGTGTATGATTAAAAATGGGGGCAAGGTCCTAATTCAAGACCGAATTAGCCCTGACTGGCCTGGCATTACTTTTCCTGGTGGTCATGTTGAACGTGGCGAATCCTTTGTCGATGCTGTCATTCGCGAAGTGAAGGAAGAAACTGGTCTGACCATTTCTAAGCCTCAACTCTGTGGTATCAAAGATTGGTATGATGACGAGGACTATCGTTATGTTGTCCACTTTTACAAAACAGAACACTTTACTGGTGAGCTCCAATCTTCAGACGAAGGAAATGTCTGGTGGGAGGATTTTGAAAATCTATCTCATCTAAAATTAGCTACTGAGGATATGTCTGACATGCTTCGTGTTTTTCTCGAAGAGGACCTCAGTGAATTCTTTTACTATAAGGATGGAGAAGACTGGTCTTACCAACTCAAATAACAGTAAATCGGCAGAGAACACTCCGCCGATTTTTATCTTATCTAAGTCTGTGTCTTCCTGCTAAAATCTGTTACTGGTTTTGTCAGCCTTAGCTTGGTCTTTGAGTTTTATCGAGTTTGTTTGCTTACATAGTGAGCAATGACATCTGATGTGTACTGGGCTGTTCCCTGTCCAAACTTATCAATGTTTTCCTTAAACTCTGGATTATAGACATAGCCTTTTCCGATATGACCAAAGACCTCGATA is a genomic window containing:
- a CDS encoding DUF1697 domain-containing protein encodes the protein MEHIILLRGVTPNGQNAIPKMSYLVDILTEAGFQHVRTYIQSGNIILESDLAIEEIREQVHTLIKEKIGADLKMVIKNKSDFTKIVQENPFGEHYLYDRIHIILFQNAIQSLPFEKLDSDYGEEEICIGNHCLYLYLPRTAKRKKLNTNYLEKLFGVDLTMRKLNVVEKLLTK
- a CDS encoding NAD(P)/FAD-dependent oxidoreductase, translating into MKHFDTIVIGGGPAGMMATISSSFYGQKTLLIEKNRKLGKKLAGTGGGRCNVTNNGTLDDLLAGIPGNGRFLYSVFSQFDNHDIINFFTENGVKLKVEDHGRVFPASDKSRTIIEALEKKIMELGGQIATQTEIVSVKKIDDQFVLKSADQTFTCDKLIVTTGGKSYPSTGSTGFGHEIARHFKHTITELEAAESPLLTDFPHKALQGISLDDVTLSYGKHVITHDLLFTHFGLSGPSALRMSSFVKGGEILSLDVLPQFSESELLSFLEDNREKSLKNALKTLLPERLAEFFVQGYPEKVKQLTEKERDQLVQSIKALKIPVTGKMSLAKSFVTKGGVSLKEINPKTLESKLVPGLHFAGEVLDINAHTGGFNITSALCTGWVAGSN
- a CDS encoding TetR/AcrR family transcriptional regulator; amino-acid sequence: MAERRISENSLENLRKSNKESNLLTREAIETALLQLLEKKELAKISISELVKRAGVSRAAFYRNYDSKEEILESVFKRSVHNIMEQLSHYDVKTDLYLVWVHLFREARKEAKVIQLALDYHLEKIFVQAMQEFLEKYYGKSKGVSSYLHSFWSSAIVSVLLKWIKDGMKVPAEKIADLRLPFFKK
- a CDS encoding DegV family protein encodes the protein MTWKIVADSGCDYRQLANPAIDTEFISVPLTIQVADQVFIDDASLDIDKMMETMYATSEASKSACPSPDDYLRAFEGANHIFVVTITGTLSGSQNSAQLAKNLYLEEHPDTQIHVIDSLSAGGEVDLIVEKINDLIDQGLSFEEVVKAITAYQEKTKLLFVLAKVDNLVKNGRLSKLIGTVVGLLNIRMVGEASETGTLELLQKARGAKKSLQAAYEELIKAGYAGGRIVMAHRSNDKFCQQLSELLREKFPQAEIKIIQTSGLCSFYAEEGGLLMGYEID
- a CDS encoding 8-oxo-dGTP diphosphatase → MSRRESVEFVNMCMIKNGGKVLIQDRISPDWPGITFPGGHVERGESFVDAVIREVKEETGLTISKPQLCGIKDWYDDEDYRYVVHFYKTEHFTGELQSSDEGNVWWEDFENLSHLKLATEDMSDMLRVFLEEDLSEFFYYKDGEDWSYQLK